A genomic region of Mycolicibacterium poriferae contains the following coding sequences:
- a CDS encoding class I SAM-dependent methyltransferase, with amino-acid sequence MTTFREHTTAGHDDDRKLTLAEILEIFAAGRLPLRFTAYDGSSAGPEDASVGLDLRTPRGTTYLATAPGDLGLARAYISGDLELHGVHPGDPYELLTALVQKLAFKRPPARVLAQIIRSVGIEHLRPISPPPQEALPRWRRIAEGLRHSKTRDADAIHHHYDVSNRFYEMVLGPSMTYTCACYPRPDASLEEAQDNKYRLVFEKLRLKPGDRLLDVGCGWGGMVRYAARHGVRAIGVTLSAQQAEWAQKAIAEEGLGDLAEVRHSDYRDVHESQFDAVSSIGLTEHIGVANYPSYFRFLQSKLRTGGLLLNHCITRHDNRHGPAAGSFIDRYVFPDGELTGSGRIITEMQDVGMEVVHEENLRHHYAMTLRDWCANLVTNWDDAVAEVGIATAKVWGLYMAGSRVGFEQNAIQLHQVLAVKLDAHGHDGGLPLRPWWTA; translated from the coding sequence ATGACCACGTTTCGGGAACACACCACGGCCGGCCACGACGACGACCGAAAGCTCACCCTGGCCGAGATCCTCGAGATCTTCGCCGCGGGTCGGCTGCCGCTGAGGTTCACCGCGTATGACGGGAGCAGCGCCGGACCCGAGGACGCGTCCGTGGGGCTGGATCTGCGCACGCCGCGCGGCACCACCTACCTGGCGACCGCCCCGGGTGACCTGGGTCTGGCCCGCGCCTACATCTCGGGTGACCTGGAGTTGCACGGTGTGCATCCCGGCGATCCCTACGAGCTTCTCACCGCACTGGTGCAGAAGCTGGCCTTCAAGCGGCCGCCGGCCCGCGTGCTGGCGCAGATCATCCGTTCGGTCGGCATCGAGCATCTGCGGCCCATCTCCCCGCCGCCGCAAGAGGCGCTGCCGCGCTGGCGTCGCATCGCAGAAGGGCTGCGACACAGCAAGACCCGCGATGCCGATGCCATCCACCATCACTACGACGTGTCCAACAGGTTCTACGAGATGGTGTTGGGCCCGTCGATGACCTACACGTGCGCCTGCTACCCGCGTCCGGACGCATCGCTGGAGGAGGCGCAGGACAACAAGTACCGGCTGGTATTCGAGAAGCTGCGGCTGAAGCCCGGCGACCGCCTGCTCGATGTCGGCTGCGGCTGGGGCGGCATGGTGCGCTACGCCGCCCGCCACGGTGTGAGGGCCATCGGGGTGACGCTGTCGGCCCAGCAGGCGGAGTGGGCTCAGAAGGCCATCGCCGAAGAAGGCCTGGGCGATCTGGCCGAGGTGCGCCACAGCGACTACCGCGACGTGCACGAGTCGCAGTTCGACGCGGTGTCCTCGATCGGCCTGACCGAGCACATCGGGGTGGCCAACTACCCGAGCTACTTCCGGTTCCTGCAGTCCAAGCTGCGTACCGGCGGATTGCTGCTCAACCACTGCATCACGCGCCACGACAACCGGCACGGCCCCGCCGCCGGCAGCTTCATCGACCGCTATGTGTTCCCCGACGGGGAGCTCACCGGATCCGGGCGCATCATCACCGAGATGCAGGACGTCGGGATGGAGGTGGTGCACGAGGAGAACCTGCGTCACCACTACGCGATGACGCTGCGTGACTGGTGCGCCAACCTGGTGACGAACTGGGACGACGCGGTCGCCGAGGTCGGGATCGCCACGGCGAAGGTGTGGGGTCTCTACATGGCGGGCTCGCGGGTGGGATTCGAGCAGAACGCGATTCAGCTGCACCAGGTCCTGGCGGT
- the recR gene encoding recombination mediator RecR, with product MFEGPVQDLIDELGKLPGIGPKSAQRIAFHLLSVEPPDIDRLTAVLGKIRDGVTFCEVCGNVSDEERCRICSDPRRDASLVCVVEEPKDVQAVERTREFRGRYHVLGGALDPLSGVGPDQLRIRELLNRLGERVDGVDVAEVIIATDPNTEGEATATYLVRMLRDIPGLAVTRIASGLPMGGDLEFADELTLGRALAGRRALA from the coding sequence ATGTTCGAAGGACCCGTCCAGGATCTGATCGACGAGCTGGGCAAACTGCCCGGTATCGGGCCCAAGAGCGCCCAGCGGATCGCGTTTCATCTGCTGTCGGTCGAACCGCCTGACATCGACCGGCTCACCGCGGTGCTCGGCAAGATCCGCGACGGGGTGACGTTCTGCGAGGTGTGCGGCAACGTCAGCGACGAGGAACGGTGTCGAATCTGCAGCGATCCGCGCCGTGACGCGTCGCTGGTGTGCGTCGTCGAGGAGCCCAAGGACGTGCAGGCGGTGGAACGCACCCGGGAGTTCCGCGGGCGCTACCACGTGCTGGGCGGGGCGCTGGATCCGCTGTCGGGCGTCGGACCCGATCAGCTGCGGATCCGCGAGCTGCTCAACCGCCTCGGTGAGCGTGTCGACGGTGTCGACGTCGCCGAGGTGATCATCGCGACCGATCCGAACACCGAGGGGGAGGCCACGGCGACCTACCTGGTGCGGATGTTGCGCGACATTCCCGGACTGGCCGTCACGCGTATCGCGTCGGGACTACCCATGGGCGGAGACCTGGAGTTCGCCGACGAGCTCACGCTGGGACGCGCGCTGGCCGGCCGCCGCGCGCTTGCCTGA
- a CDS encoding Rv3717 family N-acetylmuramoyl-L-alanine amidase gives MASALAAALLVAASTLASPAQAAPTSIAGMIVFLDPGHQGTNDAATLSRQVPTGRGGTKDCQASGSATDDGYPEHTFNWDTTLRIRQALTALGVRTAMSRGDDSGPGPCVDERAALANSIQPNAIVSIHADGGPATGRGFHVLYSSPPLNQAQAGPAVQFARTMRDTLAGSGIPPATYIGSSGLNPRSDIAGLNLAQYPSILVELGNMKNPADSALMKTPEGRQKYAEAVVRGIAAFLAAQRG, from the coding sequence ATGGCCTCGGCTCTGGCGGCCGCACTACTCGTCGCCGCGTCGACGCTGGCCAGCCCCGCGCAAGCCGCACCCACCAGCATCGCCGGCATGATCGTCTTCCTCGATCCGGGCCACCAGGGCACCAACGACGCGGCCACGCTCAGCAGACAGGTTCCCACCGGACGTGGCGGCACGAAGGACTGCCAGGCCAGCGGCAGCGCGACCGACGACGGCTATCCCGAGCACACCTTCAATTGGGACACCACGCTGCGGATCCGCCAGGCGCTGACCGCGCTGGGCGTGCGCACCGCGATGTCCCGCGGCGACGACAGCGGTCCGGGCCCGTGCGTCGACGAGCGGGCGGCGCTGGCCAACTCCATCCAGCCCAACGCCATCGTGTCGATCCACGCCGACGGCGGTCCGGCGACCGGCCGCGGGTTCCACGTGCTGTACTCGTCGCCGCCACTGAACCAGGCGCAGGCAGGGCCCGCGGTGCAGTTCGCGCGCACGATGCGCGACACCTTGGCCGGCTCGGGCATTCCCCCGGCGACCTACATCGGATCCTCGGGGCTGAACCCGCGTTCCGACATCGCCGGGCTCAACCTGGCCCAGTACCCGTCGATCCTCGTCGAACTCGGCAACATGAAGAACCCCGCCGACTCGGCGCTGATGAAGACACCCGAGGGGCGGCAGAAGTACGCCGAGGCGGTCGTGCGCGGCATCGCCGCGTTCCTGGCCGCCCAGCGGGGCTGA
- a CDS encoding FAD-binding oxidoreductase, with translation MSVAPTDARAAHALGVQRLLESYRAIPADATVRLAKPTSNLFRTRAKTSAPGLDTSGLTGVISVDPEQRTADVEGMCTYEDLVAATLPHGLSPLVVPQLKTITLGGAVTGLGIESASFRNGLPHESVLEMDILTGTGEVVRASADENPDLFRSFPNSYGTLGYSVRLRIELEPVKPFVALRHLRFDSLDALIETMDRIVDTGGLDGERVDYLDAVVFSAEESYLCLGAQTATPGPVSDYTGAHIYYRSIQHATGEKHDRLTIHDYLWRWDTDWFWCSRAFGAQNPRIRRWWPRRFRRSSFYWKLIGYDQRFDIADRIEKRNGRPPRERVVQDVEVPIERTVEFLRWFLETVPIEPIWLCPLRLRDDRSWPLYPIRPHQTYVNVGFWSSVPIGPEPGYTNKMIERKVSDLDGHKSLYSDAFYAADEFAALYGGETYATVKKAYDPDSRFLDLYAKAVRRQ, from the coding sequence GTGTCTGTTGCCCCGACCGACGCACGGGCTGCTCACGCGCTCGGCGTGCAGCGGCTCCTCGAGAGCTATCGCGCCATCCCCGCCGACGCGACGGTGCGGCTCGCCAAACCGACCTCAAACCTGTTCCGCACCCGCGCCAAGACCTCCGCGCCGGGCCTGGACACCTCCGGGTTGACCGGCGTCATCTCCGTCGACCCCGAGCAGCGCACCGCCGACGTCGAGGGCATGTGCACCTACGAGGATCTCGTCGCCGCCACACTGCCGCACGGGCTGTCACCACTGGTGGTGCCGCAGCTCAAGACCATCACGCTCGGTGGCGCAGTCACCGGTCTGGGCATCGAGTCGGCATCGTTCCGCAACGGCCTGCCGCACGAGTCGGTGCTCGAGATGGACATCCTCACCGGCACCGGCGAGGTGGTGCGCGCATCTGCCGACGAGAACCCCGACCTGTTCCGTTCGTTCCCCAATTCTTATGGCACGTTGGGCTATTCGGTGCGATTGAGGATCGAGCTGGAACCGGTCAAACCGTTTGTCGCGCTGCGCCATCTGCGGTTCGACTCGCTGGATGCGCTCATCGAGACCATGGACCGGATCGTCGACACCGGCGGACTGGACGGCGAGCGGGTGGATTACCTCGACGCGGTGGTGTTCAGCGCGGAGGAAAGCTATCTGTGCCTGGGTGCGCAGACCGCGACGCCCGGCCCCGTCAGTGACTACACCGGCGCCCACATCTACTACCGGTCCATCCAGCACGCCACAGGCGAGAAGCATGACCGGCTCACCATTCACGACTATCTGTGGCGCTGGGACACCGACTGGTTCTGGTGCTCAAGGGCGTTCGGTGCGCAGAACCCGCGGATCCGCCGCTGGTGGCCGCGCCGGTTCCGGCGGAGCAGCTTCTACTGGAAGCTGATCGGCTACGACCAGCGCTTCGACATTGCCGATCGGATCGAGAAACGAAACGGCAGGCCGCCTCGCGAACGGGTGGTCCAGGACGTCGAGGTGCCCATCGAGCGCACCGTGGAGTTCCTGAGGTGGTTCCTCGAGACCGTGCCGATCGAGCCGATCTGGCTGTGCCCGTTGCGGCTTCGTGACGATCGCAGCTGGCCGCTGTACCCGATCCGGCCTCACCAGACCTACGTCAATGTCGGATTCTGGTCCTCGGTGCCTATCGGGCCGGAACCCGGGTACACCAACAAGATGATCGAACGCAAGGTCAGCGACCTCGACGGCCACAAGTCGCTGTATTCCGACGCGTTCTATGCCGCCGACGAGTTCGCCGCTCTCTACGGTGGTGAGACCTACGCGACGGTGAAGAAGGCCTACGACCCGGATTCTCGGTTTCTCGATCTGTACGCGAAGGCGGTGCGAAGACAATGA
- a CDS encoding SRPBCC family protein, with amino-acid sequence MAQVSATSTDLIDADPATVLGAVADYEAMRPKILSSHYSGYRVLEGGQGAGTVAEWTLQATKSRSRQVKATVDVAGRTVIEKDANSSMVTNWTVAPAGPGSSVTVKTSWTGAGGIGGFFEKIFAPIGLRRIQAEVLGNLKREVEGTVGLEGTGVDAE; translated from the coding sequence ATGGCACAGGTCAGCGCGACCAGCACGGACTTGATCGACGCCGACCCGGCGACGGTGCTCGGCGCTGTCGCCGACTACGAGGCGATGCGTCCGAAGATCCTGTCCTCGCACTACAGCGGCTACCGGGTACTCGAGGGCGGCCAGGGAGCGGGCACCGTCGCGGAGTGGACGCTGCAGGCCACCAAGTCGCGGTCCCGCCAGGTGAAGGCCACCGTCGACGTCGCCGGCCGCACCGTCATCGAGAAAGACGCCAACTCGTCGATGGTGACCAACTGGACCGTCGCCCCGGCCGGTCCCGGCTCGTCGGTCACGGTGAAGACGTCCTGGACCGGGGCGGGTGGCATCGGCGGCTTCTTCGAGAAGATCTTCGCGCCGATCGGGTTGCGCCGGATCCAGGCCGAGGTGCTCGGCAACCTCAAACGTGAGGTCGAGGGCACCGTGGGCCTGGAGGGCACCGGCGTCGACGCCGAGTGA
- a CDS encoding YbaB/EbfC family nucleoid-associated protein — MQPEGQGQPDMSALLAQAQQVQQQLMEAQEALATAEVHGQAGGGLVQVTMRGSGEVVAVSIDPKVVDPSDVDTLQDLIVGAIGDAAKQVTILAHDRLGPLAGGMGGLGLPGM; from the coding sequence ATGCAACCTGAGGGCCAGGGCCAACCCGATATGTCCGCACTCCTCGCGCAGGCGCAGCAGGTGCAGCAGCAGCTGATGGAGGCCCAGGAGGCACTCGCCACCGCCGAGGTCCACGGCCAGGCCGGCGGCGGTCTGGTCCAGGTCACCATGCGCGGCAGCGGCGAGGTGGTGGCCGTGTCCATCGATCCCAAGGTCGTCGACCCCTCCGACGTCGACACGCTGCAGGACCTGATCGTCGGGGCGATCGGCGACGCCGCCAAGCAGGTGACGATCCTCGCCCACGACCGGCTCGGACCGTTGGCCGGCGGGATGGGCGGGCTCGGCCTGCCAGGCATGTGA